The DNA segment TCTATATACAATCCCTGCACGAAATTCAGGTCGTATATAAGTATGAAAAATCTTTCCGCTACCATATTCAGTAGCCCCAGATACATTATAATTATTATCATAAGAATACAGCAAAGTCTTGCCCATATTCCTGAAGGCAGTGATTCGAGCGCCATAGTTTATTGAAATCGCCTTACCGATATTCTGTTCAGCCCCCAAATACACATTATGCTCAAGCGCATACGAACGGTTCATTCTGAAGTCAGGATACCCAGCACGCGTTACCAGTGCAGGATTAAACATATGATATGTCGTTGTAACCCCATATTGCAGTTTTAGATTATCCGAAACAGAGTGACTGAAGTCCAGTCGCATCTCCAGATCCTGTATGTCCGATTTCCACTCCGCACGCGAGTCTGTCACCTTCCACGCCAGGTCATAACTGTATTTGCTGTAATTAAGACTAAGCCTGGACAACAGTTTATCCGAGTAGATATGATTCCAGAAAGCCGAAGCCACAAAGTTACCATAACCTATATCGCCAAACGACGATATAAACCTGTCCCTTCCATTATATAGATTGAATCCCACCTTGTCAGTCATCGACAGACGATGAGAAACCTTCACATTGAAGTCATAAAAATAAAGATACTCCTTTCTTTTATCAGGATCCGAAGACATACGCAGAAACAGGTCAGCATAACTTCGCCTGCCACTTACCAGCCACGACGTCCTGTCACCAAGAGGTCCCTCCAGGGTCAGCCTACTGGATATAAGTCCTACACCACCCGTTCCTTTAACCTTTTCCGGAGCATCATCCTTCAGCTCCACATCCAACAGCGAAGACAATCGTCCGCCATATTTTATAGGCAGATTCCCCTTATACAGTTCCGCGCTCTTCACCGCATCATTATTGAATATTGAGAAGAATCCGAACATATGCGAAGCATTGTATATATTAGTGTTATCCAGCAATATCAAGTTCTGGTCTGCACCACCGCCACGCACATTAAAACCACTGCTCCCTTCAGACGTGCTCTGCACCCCAGGCAACAGCTGCATGGCCTTTACCACATCTATCTCACCCAGCAGCGCCGGCACCTTCTGTATTTCAGATCCCGTCAACTTCTGCATACCCATTATAGTATTAGTGATATTTGCATCCTTTTTTTGCGACGTTATCACCACCTCATGGATATTCCTCTCATATGAAATTCTATTAGAATCGTTACCGATGCTATCCCTATTAATTACATTTACCTTTTTCTTCAGTTTAGTCTTCTGCGCATATACACTAGTCGAAGAAGAACAAATCAACATAAAACCTAATACGAATAAAGATAAAGAATTTGATTTAGTCTTTAAAATCACTTCTAATGTTTTACTTAAAGTCATTTTTATTGAATTGCTGTTACCTTGAATCATCTCTTACGCCAATCATAGCGAATATGATACATTTGCAAAAGTAGCAATAAAATCTTTAAATAGAACACAATAAGCACTATTTTTACATTTTTGTAACCATCCATACCTCCTTTCCTCCTTGAAAGATACTATTCATTGTCTTTTGTGAGTACAAAAGAAAACCGAACCAAAAGAAAAAACGCAAACACGCTGCGAAGCTACTCCGCTATCGTTTGCAAGCTTACGCACCCTCATTGCTAGCGCTGTCCTCGCAAGCGCTTCGCTATGCTGCATACCTTAGGCAACCACAATGACCCCCTGATGGGTCATTGTACATTAATGTACAACTTTTTGGGTTCACTTCAAGTTGTGAAAGAACTAACCGAATGTAGAACATTTGAGAAGTCGAAAGAAGAAAAACAACCCGAAAGGAAAAATAAGGAGGAAAAGTAAAAGAACGGAAAACACGAAGAAAGGAAAGAGGAAGGTGGGATGGAAAGGAAAAAAGTAAAAGAGAGAAAGAAGAATAAAAAGAAAAAAAATAAAAGTAACCGAATGGAATAAGAGTTATACAACAAAATTCTGCAAGTTATATTACAAGCTTGCAGAAATAATTTCATTAAATCGTCATATTTTTTCTATATGCGTTTAATATCAGTGCAATAAGGTTTACCACCAGCTTCCAACGGCTTATAGATATAAACCATAACATTGTATTCAAAAGGCGGATTAGTCACTACAATTGCACGGCAGATGAAACAATAATTAGTTCCATTCACAACTTGACTAGCAACTACAATCGGGTTGTAACGAACACCGAGTATAACTCCCATAACCTCTTTAAATAAGGTCTCTTCGTCTTTTGTAGGACTGCGGAATTGAGACCAACCGCCAGGTACGTTTGTCATAATTTATAATATTAGATTATTAAGCATACAGAGTTTCTGTATACATTTTACAGTCTCTATTAATTATTGTCCGTGACAAACATAATAAAATATCAATAATGTATTAATAATAGCACAAAAAAATGCAACATTTTTTCATTCTTTTAACAAGCGCAACATAATACTAAAAAAGTTTAAGCCTTTTTATATTTTCAGTCGCATCTCTTTCCGCCTTTAAGGTATCACAATTCTATTTATCATGATTTATTTCAGGACAGCAATGAATGCAACCATCAGCATCAGGATATTTTTTTTTAGCTTCATCCAATGCTAACTGAGCCGAATAAAAATTGCCTAAAGAAGTTCTGTCAGACGGCATAAAATAACATCCCTCTCTATGAACTTCATGGTTATTACCACTATTAGACTGCTGCTTGTTATTTACATAATACTTTGCCATAACGTATATATTTATTGATGAGACAAGTAAGATTCTACTTTAACGACTGAATCCCCTACTGTATACACAGCATTTTTTAGTTCTTGCTTCGTGCATTTAAACTTTTGGCACCAATAATTTACTTCATATTCTTCATGAATATTAATTTTTGAACCATCTATAGGTTCTTTGATTTTTAAATTATCCATAATATTTAAATTAGAAATTAAGATACTCTGCGAATATATGAAATAAAAAAAGTATAATCAATATTAATCAAATAATCATCCGCTCTTTTAATAATGATTGGCTAAAATTTAATTTTATTGAATTAATACAACGGATGATCAGTGTTAATATTCATCCCGCTAATGCTAACATAAGCCATAATGAGTTAAAAGGTGAAAAAGTATGACAACTACTGAATAAAAACCATATATTTGCCAAAAGAATTATACATTAATAAAACATTGCATTCATCATCGTATCTTTTAATATATCAAATATATACGGAAACACCGTATTAAACATATAATTTAATAATCTAAATCATGTCTGATCAATTATCCAATCAAAATCATCAACACTCCATATGTGTAGGTGACATCTTCGAACAAAAACGTGAAGAGTGCGCAAGTACCGGATTGAATTACGCACTATGTCGTATCACAGGTGGTATAATCCTCCTTAACATCCATACCGAGCCCGAAGAACCCGTTCGTCCCGGTTCCAAAAGTATCAAGACATTCGTTTTCAGATGCATGGCCGAAGGCGAATCAAGTATCCAGTTCTGTTTTTTCCATGCATCCAAGCCTGATGTCATCATCTATGAAGACGTCCTGCCTATAGATATCCAAAAGATTGATGCTATAGAAGAAAAAAATTCAGGTGTTAAATATGGTGGCTGGACCAACAGCAGAGAACTGACAGATGACGACCTAGCTATCTTTACGAAAGTTATGGGGCATCTGATAGGTGTCAAATACACTCCACTGAGAGTTGCCACTCAGGTTGTTGCAGGCACTAACTATCGTTTCCTCTGCGAAGCCCAGACAGTTACCCATCTGTCTTGCGAATATCATGTGCTGGTATATATCTTCAAACCCCTTCCCGGTACCAAAGAAGACCCATATTGCACAAACATTGTTCGCCTCATAGGGCAATGATCCGCATCAATTGATGCAAATCTTATAATGCCGACGTTCCCATAATCATTAGTTGACATTAACAATAGATACCACTGCTACTAATTAGTAGCAGTGGTATCATTCATTTATCATGTGTCGTTATCGATTATATAGAATTATTACACCAATGTATTAGAACAGTACCCATTGCGTTAATATCTGTAAAACAACATTAATTTTAAGAAACAAAAGCCTTATATGTAAAAAAAATAAGCTATATTAGCAAAACCTTAAAGGCTAATTTTAGAACAACAAACGTTTAAAACTTACATAATCTACTGACCTCCAAATATTTGAGGCATAAAAAACATTATAAAAAAAGACTACTACATTTATGTACCTATAATTTATATTAACTAACTAAAACAAATTGAGTAATGAAAAGCGCAATTAATGCATTGTGTAAACTATGTCTTATTGTATTATTTTTGCTCTTATCCTCTGTGGTAAAGGCTCAAACTATTATTAAAGGCACAGTTACAGACTCCAGCAACGAACCAATTATTGGAGCGTCCGTTGTTGAAAAAGGAAATCCGCGAAATGGTACTGTCACTAATATGGACGGTAATTTTTCGCTTAAACTCCAAAAAGGCAAAAAGTATACAGTTAGTTACATCGGTATGGTTTCTCAAGAAATCACTTACGATGGAACAAACAAGACTATTGTCTTAAATGAAGATCAAGGAAGTCTTGACGAAATTGTCGTTGTTGGCTATACCAGCAAAGCACGTAAAGACCTAACAGGATCAGTAGGTTCCATATCAGGAGCCAAACTAGCCGCAGTTCCTGTTGCTTCAGCAGCAGAAGCACTTCAAGGTAAAATAGCTGGCGTACAAGTAACATCTGTCGACGGTGCACCTGGTGCAGATATAAATATTCGTGTGCGTGGAGGTACGTCAGTAACACAAAGCAATCAACCTCTGTTTATCGTAGACGGTTTTCAGACAGATAATATCAATGATATCCCACCCACAGATATACAGTCTATAGATGTATTGAAGGATGCTTCACTCACAGCAATATATGGTGCAAAGGGAGGTAATGGTGTAGTAGTAGTAACAACCAAATCCGCAATGATTGGTAAAGTAAAAGTAGACTTCAATTCATACCTTCAAGGCAAAAAACTTGCAGGTAAAGTAGATATGCTTGATACATACGAATTTGTTCGTTATCAGCAAGACTATACTATCGGGAATAACTCTAGGATTTATCAGTTCCGTAATGACTTTGGCAATCCAAACGATCTAGACCTTTATAGAGGAGCCGTTACGCACGATTGGCAGGATGAAATCATGGGTGGAACTCCACTTACCCAAATGTATAATATTACCGTAAGTGGTGGCAGTGAGAAGTTGCGTTTCAACACATCTCTCACCCATCATGACGAAAAGGGTATCATTGAGAACTCCGGCGTACGTCTAACGAATCTCAACACAAAAATAGATGTTCAGATTTCCCCTAAATTAAGACTACTATTCAACCCACGCTTTACTTATCGTCGTGACCTTGGTGCAGGAGCAGACGGCATTGGTACAGGAGGCCTTATAGGTGTATTAAAATATCGCCCTACAAATGGTCTTAGAGAGTATATGTACCGTGCAGACAAAACTGTAAATTATAATGATGAAAAATACTGGTTGCTTTCTAGTCCGCAGGATGATATAGACCAGAATTATCAGTTAAAGCACTCATATACATTCACAAACCAGGCTTCTTTACAGTGGAATATAATGAAAGGTATGACTTTCTCCACAGAAATAGCCCAGATGTGTTCGTTCTCCGACAACAACCGATATTATGGTTATCTCACATCAACAGGTATTCAAAACAACAATATGCCTATTGCCCAGATTACCAATTCCCGTTCTAATCGATACACATGGACAAATACACTAAACTATTTTTTCACTGTAAATGACAAACACAATCTGTCATTTCTGTTAGGCCATGAGATGCAAAGTAATCAGACAACAACCAATTACCAGTCGTCTCGGTACTTTCCTCAGTCTACCGGTCCTCGTCAAGCATTCAATAATATGGGTCTAGGTACAGCATGGCAGTCAAATTCAAGTGTATCCACACCTAATAGGATGCTGTCCTTCTTCGGTCAAGCCAATTACAACTACGAGCATAAGTACCTACTCTCTGCTACATTCCGTGCCGATGGTTCCACTAAATTTGCTCCGGGCAAACAGTGGGGTTATTTCCCTTCTATTTCAGGTGCATGGGTTATTTCATCCGAACCATTCATGAAGAATATCAAAAACATAAGCAATCTTAAACTACGCTTAGCTCTTGGTATGGCTGGTAACAACAATATTGATCCGGACTTATGGAGGTATCAGTATGCTATTAGCTCAACTGGTGGACCTAGTTGGGGAGAATCAACAGTTAACGGTACAGCTTACTATACTAACGGATCTGGTTCTGTATTTCCAAACACGAAAATAAAGTGGGAAACTACAGTTACCCGCAATCTGGCATTTGATATCGGAATGTTCCATGACCGCCTCATCATCACCCCCGAGGTATATTGGAATACCACCCACGACTTGCTTTATAAGAGTCTTATACCTACTACTACAGGATATTCATATCAGATGCAAAACGTAGGTCAAGTCACAAATAGAGGTTTTGAACTTACAGTCAACGGTAATATAATGCAAAATAGAGACTTCAATCTGAGTGCTAATTTCACGATGGGCTTCAACAAGACCCGTGTAGACAAGTTGAACGGCGAAGACCAGCAACTATGGACCACATCCGGCAGATGGAGTTCAAGCAATAATGACTTCTGTCTGCAAGTAGGCAAAGAGATAGGCCTTATCTATGGTTATGTATACGATGGACTTTACAGTTTTGATGAGTTCAATCGTGTAGGTTTCAATTATGAACCTAAAGACGGAACTGTAACAAGCAGCCTATACGGAACCTATCCCGGACGCCCCAAGTTTAAAGATCTTAGTGGTCCTGACGGCAAGCCAGATGGTGTAGTAAACGAATACGACCGTACTATAATAGGCAATACCAATCCACGTCTGCAAGGCGGATTTGGTATAACAGGCCAATGGAAGAACTTTGACTTCACAGCCAACTTTTTCTATATGCTTGATTTCGATGTGCTCAATGCCACGGCATACGATCTCTCTTCAGCCATTGGTTCCAGTCAGACAAGTCCCAAGAATGTCCTTGCCAAGTTCAGTTATGACAAGCGCTGGGTATATTATGGCGACGTATACACAACAAACGTCGACGGCACACAGTCACTTTACAACCTCGGAGAACCACTGTTAGGCAATAGCCAGCATATTGAATATCTTGACGCATACGAAAAGATAAATGCAGGCAAGACACTATGGAATCCGAACGACATCACAGCCCGCTACACCACATCATACTTTGTAGAAGACGGTTCATTTCTTCGTCTGCAAGACATAACTATTGGCTACAGTCTACCAAAAAAAATCACGCAGAAACTGGGAATAGAGCGTTTACGTTTTTATGCTACCGGCTCTAACATATTCTGCCTTACAAGTTATAGCGGCTACGACCCAGAAGTTGATATACAGAGTGGCCTCACACCAAGTGTAGATTATAACCGCTATCCACGTAGCCATAGCTATCTGTTTGGTGTCAATGTAACATTCTAATAATTTAAATTGCAGAATAATGAAAAAGAAAAATATAATATTCTTAGGATTGGCTATGATGAGTATCTCATCATGCTCAGACTTTTTAAATGTCGATTCACCATCCAAGTTTACCGACAACGATGTTGTTGGCAGTCTTGATGAGGCCGGTCGTCTGCTCAATGGTGTCTATGCAGATATTGCTTCTAGTAACACCTATGGAAACGCATACCTCACCACATTCAATCTTAACAGCGATGTTGAATTTACCACCAGCACCAACGAACTTAAGAGCACCAGTCACAATGAATACAAGCTATTCGACTGCGAAGCCGATGCCAGTAACCTCCTAAGCACATGGAATGACGCTTATGGAGCTGTAGAAAGTGCCAATAACTTCATCACAGCAGCCCAAAACAGTCATTTATATCAGGTCGGAGACTCCAGCATGATGCAAATGATAGGCGAAGCCAAATGCCTACGTGCCATGAGTTATCTAGACCTCGTTATAATGTTTGGAGATATACCATTCAGCATGCAACGCGCATACGATTCCAAAAGTCTGGTAATGCCAATAGAAAACCGTGACACAATACTCACCACGCTGATAAATGACCTTAAAACGATAGCTCCACATATGAGTTGCGCATACAATCTATCATCAGGTGTTGAGCGCTGCTCCAAAGAATTCTGCTGGTCGCTTATAGCTCGTATGGCCCTATATCGTGGAGGTTACTCACTACGTCCGGGCCAGTCTACTACCGATGCAGGC comes from the Xylanibacter oryzae DSM 17970 genome and includes:
- a CDS encoding TonB-dependent receptor plug domain-containing protein, which produces MTLSKTLEVILKTKSNSLSLFVLGFMLICSSSTSVYAQKTKLKKKVNVINRDSIGNDSNRISYERNIHEVVITSQKKDANITNTIMGMQKLTGSEIQKVPALLGEIDVVKAMQLLPGVQSTSEGSSGFNVRGGGADQNLILLDNTNIYNASHMFGFFSIFNNDAVKSAELYKGNLPIKYGGRLSSLLDVELKDDAPEKVKGTGGVGLISSRLTLEGPLGDRTSWLVSGRRSYADLFLRMSSDPDKRKEYLYFYDFNVKVSHRLSMTDKVGFNLYNGRDRFISSFGDIGYGNFVASAFWNHIYSDKLLSRLSLNYSKYSYDLAWKVTDSRAEWKSDIQDLEMRLDFSHSVSDNLKLQYGVTTTYHMFNPALVTRAGYPDFRMNRSYALEHNVYLGAEQNIGKAISINYGARITAFRNMGKTLLYSYDNNYNVSGATEYGSGKIFHTYIRPEFRAGIVYRLDNWSSLKANFTHNTQFIQIANNSDSGSPLDLWFPASPNIKPQEANQYSVGYFRNFKDNAIETSVELYYKGMNNVIDFKDNAQILLNDKLEGEVRTGKGKSYGMEVMVKKNTGRLTGFINYTLARTDRTIAGINDGKTYLAPNDKTHSVNILASYEISKKWDFSAEWVFSTGTPVTYPTGRIEINGEYYPIYSGKSEERKEPYHRLDISASYHPHKHPKRWYQGEWVFSVYNVYWHKNPWMTSFDQNTADGYPQAKMTYLFGAIPSITYNFKF
- a CDS encoding SusC/RagA family TonB-linked outer membrane protein, whose product is MKSAINALCKLCLIVLFLLLSSVVKAQTIIKGTVTDSSNEPIIGASVVEKGNPRNGTVTNMDGNFSLKLQKGKKYTVSYIGMVSQEITYDGTNKTIVLNEDQGSLDEIVVVGYTSKARKDLTGSVGSISGAKLAAVPVASAAEALQGKIAGVQVTSVDGAPGADINIRVRGGTSVTQSNQPLFIVDGFQTDNINDIPPTDIQSIDVLKDASLTAIYGAKGGNGVVVVTTKSAMIGKVKVDFNSYLQGKKLAGKVDMLDTYEFVRYQQDYTIGNNSRIYQFRNDFGNPNDLDLYRGAVTHDWQDEIMGGTPLTQMYNITVSGGSEKLRFNTSLTHHDEKGIIENSGVRLTNLNTKIDVQISPKLRLLFNPRFTYRRDLGAGADGIGTGGLIGVLKYRPTNGLREYMYRADKTVNYNDEKYWLLSSPQDDIDQNYQLKHSYTFTNQASLQWNIMKGMTFSTEIAQMCSFSDNNRYYGYLTSTGIQNNNMPIAQITNSRSNRYTWTNTLNYFFTVNDKHNLSFLLGHEMQSNQTTTNYQSSRYFPQSTGPRQAFNNMGLGTAWQSNSSVSTPNRMLSFFGQANYNYEHKYLLSATFRADGSTKFAPGKQWGYFPSISGAWVISSEPFMKNIKNISNLKLRLALGMAGNNNIDPDLWRYQYAISSTGGPSWGESTVNGTAYYTNGSGSVFPNTKIKWETTVTRNLAFDIGMFHDRLIITPEVYWNTTHDLLYKSLIPTTTGYSYQMQNVGQVTNRGFELTVNGNIMQNRDFNLSANFTMGFNKTRVDKLNGEDQQLWTTSGRWSSSNNDFCLQVGKEIGLIYGYVYDGLYSFDEFNRVGFNYEPKDGTVTSSLYGTYPGRPKFKDLSGPDGKPDGVVNEYDRTIIGNTNPRLQGGFGITGQWKNFDFTANFFYMLDFDVLNATAYDLSSAIGSSQTSPKNVLAKFSYDKRWVYYGDVYTTNVDGTQSLYNLGEPLLGNSQHIEYLDAYEKINAGKTLWNPNDITARYTTSYFVEDGSFLRLQDITIGYSLPKKITQKLGIERLRFYATGSNIFCLTSYSGYDPEVDIQSGLTPSVDYNRYPRSHSYLFGVNVTF
- a CDS encoding DUF3606 domain-containing protein, with amino-acid sequence MDNLKIKEPIDGSKINIHEEYEVNYWCQKFKCTKQELKNAVYTVGDSVVKVESYLSHQ